Below is a window of Ornithodoros turicata isolate Travis chromosome 7, ASM3712646v1, whole genome shotgun sequence DNA.
GTTCTTGGAGGCCTAACACTTTCGTTGAAGTGTGCTTTGTCAAGAAAACCTGTCAGTAGCTTGTTTTCACTAGAACCGAATAAGCTTTATGACATGCTCCTCGATTGCATCAGATAAGCGGTTCTTTGGGGCAGAGAGAGGCATTCCCAATACCGTTTCTAAGTATAACCTGGTGGCAAGTCCATGTGTGTCATCCACTTTTCATTGAAATAATTTTATTACTCATTGTTGCTGGTACAGATTATGTAGAACACGAGCAGGCTGCTATACATAAAGTACCCTGCCACTAAAAAATTTGATCCTATAGCTGTGGCAAAACAATATAAAATTTTCGTAAATTGTATCTGTTGCACACTACTTACTCAGTATGATATCGACTTACGCATAATTACTCGTATAAATTGCACATTTTCCACGTTCTTTGCTTGAGCTGCCAGACAACACACGTGACCTTTTAATAACAACCTTGTCTTTGATGAAGAGCTGCAGAAAATGGCGTACATTGAAACGAAACAGGTATAACAAGAATATCCCAGTGCACTCTGGGGCAAAAGTCCAGGAAATCTACAGCAAGTAACTGTGACGCTTCCTGTGGGCATGGTTAACCAGGGGCGCAAAGAACACAGCCGAAGATGACAGTACTGTGTTCTGTCGCACTCAGTGTGACCGAGCAATGTCAGAGAAGAAAGCAAGAATGTCATTGATAGAAAATTCTAACATAATCATGGAGCCAGGGTAGCAGCGTTGCACAAGGCTCTCTATGTATTTGTACTGGCGGATGAACTCATCCTGCATAGAGTGCCAGACGACCTGCAGGAGGTTTTCTTCTTCGCAAAGGTGCTTCTCCACTTTGCGGTACAGGCTCTCTAGACCTTTCTTCACCTCTTTTCCTGGATACTCCTTTATAACCTTTCGTAGCTCCTGCTTGCTGAAGGCCAACTGGTAGCCGACTTCATCTTCTTTCACACCCTGTGCAACCTGAAGGATGCACAAATACAGTGAAGCCTCGTTATAACGAACTCAACAGGACGAGAAAAATATTTGATGAAAGTGACAGTAGTCTCAGAAACACTGCAGGGGCATTAAAGAAGCACTGAGGTGACCaccaaaattttttttttttttttgtgcagggTGTTCTCCGACGGATAAACTGAGTTCCCGTGGAAGAACGATGAGCGAGGGCTCCGTTCCGCAGACCTTTGAAAAATTCTTCTCCTCGTGAGAAGAGCACaccgcagaacgagaggacgtcatgacgcatgctactcccctcacgtcatgagcggcgtacagctCGTGACGTGACTGCTTTCTCAGAcagttttttgtaaattcgattgaaCAGCTAttacgcaccgcagagcgaaaacattttgcatggtgactcctggtggacagcttgacagatgaggcaggatagtgagcgacgttaaatgtcacctcgttGCTCGTTTAAGACAACCATGCGAGCCAGCAAACACACCTTGGTGGTAAGCATCTCGGGGAAACCTTTTaattcaggattttttttttctttttaaaatacTCCAGTACCTGCTGTAGAGCTTTCACCGGTTTGCACTAAACAGAGTTGGCTGGCGGTATACTCCGAATAATTCAGTTTGAAACACAAGGGAAGGGCAGGGTACCTTGTTCTGGACTCCTTCAAAGAACTGATTAAGCTTGTCTAACGGTCGTCCAAAGTAATGCGTCACATAAGCCTGTAGGGCTTCGGAGTATCGCTGTTTGGCTTCTTTGCGCTCCGGTTCAAGGCACGGAATCTTCAGCTGGTACAGCAGCGTAAACAAGTGATGAAAATTCTCCATGCGTACCACCTAATAGAAGAATAAAGTGTTTGCACACGAAACGGCTCGAAAGTGGCAACAGAAATAGAGAATTAATGCGCATATAAAATAGGGCTACCTCTTGGGGTGTCCTAGCGTGCTCTCCCGAAACTTTGGTAATGGCGTCGAACATAGACCGGACCAGTCGAGTGTACCATTTGTCCAGGTCTGCTCGACGATCAGAGCCTCGGAAGACAGCTTCGGCTTGTTGCGCAAACTCTTCAAATTGCGTGATGAAGGCCAAGATGCCGCATTTTGACTTTTTAGGTGCTTTAGCTTCTTCTATACTGTGTACCTGGCAGGAAGATGGTATTGTTCTAAGTTCCATTTGTGTTTGACCAGCAAAGAACAAGTACCATACTTTGGGGAACTACAGTGTACCATCACAGACAACAAAGTGGGGATGATGACCACGTGATGATTGTCATGCACACAGTCGACCTTGCCAAATGTAGTGAGCAGTCGTGCAAAAATGCGAATTTATTTTAGTCATCCAATGTCCATGTTTGTTATCGCTTCTGTGCATACATGGAAGGTGATGCAATAACATTTTCTAAATAAGAATGCGGTGTACGTTATATGTCATTCAGACATCACATTGGTGTGATCCACTGAAATTTTGTCGAGTCTAACATAACAAAATATGGTGGTTTTGCCTATTTTTGAGATGAGTAATTGGGGagtgttatgacagatattggGTCATGGGCTAGTGCTTTTTCCCTTCGTGCAATAGGATGCCATACCAGCTGAGTTAATGAAAATTGATATACTAGTCATATCTGGTTCCCCTAGGTCAGAGCTCCAATAATCACCTTCCAATGAGTCACCTGTGTTGTAGATGGATCCTGCTTTTCCACATCATGGCAAATCTGacattgtttttttgttgtggCAGTTGGAATACGACTCACAGCTCATTGGAACATTTTGCTCCACGCCTACCTGTCATTTACAAAACTGTGTACCCAGAGAAACAGACAATCATTACCTTTGTATTATGTACAGCGGATGGCTACAATTAAATGTGGGCAGGTATACCTTTTCACTCATGTATCTGTCAAAGTTCCGCTTGGCCTGAATAACCATGGATCCAAATGTCATGCTGAGAAAAGACCCTGTATCTTGCGCTGACATCACATGCTGGTTTAGACGTACGAGGAGGTGCATTGAATAGGCTCCATCCAGCTTGTCGTATGTCTCCAAGAAATTTCTCAGCTCGTTCTCCAAGGAGGGAAACAATAACGCCATTGTTTTGCGTACTTCTTCGTTGAGCAATTTCTCTTTCTTCTGCACCGTTGTCAGCGTCTCATCGGACGATGCGCGTGATGGCAAGCTGGCAGACGCGTCTAAGGCAGCCGAAGAATGCGTGCTAACCGACGGATGAATTTTAGACGAAAGGCCAAAGAACGTAACGCAGAACTGCTGTTCGGCGAGGCAAACTGGTTCGAGCATGCTCAGAATACGTTCCAAGATCGCATCGAAACGTTCCCTATTTTCTGCAGACTCCGCAAGAGATAAATCTTGCATTGAGCCCCCTGTCCAGGTACCCCTACGCTCCAAGGTCGACGTCTTTCCCGAGAGCTTCTCGCGTGCCTGCTCAAAGAAGTTGCGAATCTCTTTCTCGTACAGCTTACTTGTGGCATTTATGTAAACCTGATGCAGAACCTGGTAGCGCGACAGATCTGCCCGTTTAAGCCACTGCATGAGTTCTGTGTACGGCCTGAGTTCATTATGGCTTCCTGTGTGCTTTGTGAGGGTGATTTCGTTCTGGGTTTTCAGCGTGTCATAACCGAGACGAAGAAACGATTTATTTAGCTGGTGGGATAGCGTCGTACTAAACTTGTCTTTAAGTTTATCGAACAGCTTAAACTGTTCCTGCACAGCTGACATCCTTGCAAGACCAGGGTGAATCTGCGCATTCATCGCATCCTCAAGCGCCTTAGCAGCTGCGGTACATGCCTGGATGCCGTCGTGACTTCGTAATTCACCATTAAGTAACGCCATCTGGTGCTGGTGGCTCAGGTCCAACTGGTTCACAACACTTTCGAGTTCACGTAATAACTGCATGTTATTGTTGTGCTGTATGTGTATCACTGCATCTTTCTCTTCCATGCGCAGCACACTGTCACGGACTGTTCGTAAAAGGTCATCGTATGCGTCTAACCGACGTTCTAGTCGCGACAGTTCATCTAATGCCGCCTGTGTCATTTCCATTAGACCCTGAACGCGCCGTTCCGACTCCATGATAGTGTGAACGTTCGACGCATCTAAGCTCGAAAGTTCGCGAGCCAACTGTTCCGTGAATGCTTCGGCGTTGTTAATAGCAAACTCGTATTTGGCCATCAGATTTTCGAGGTCTACTTCCTCGCGTTGGGTCAAGGCTTGGTAGTCGTCGACTTCATCAGCGATGCCTTTCTCTGGCGTTGCCAATTTCGCGTCGTCTTCCTCCAGGAGGCCCTTGGGAAAATTTTCGAAGCGAGGTCGCTGTTGCAGCACGTAGTGCGTACACAGCCTCCACAGGCACTTGAGGAAGGCATTGCGTTCGGGGATGCTCACGGCTTGCCACTTGTACACTTTGTCGAAATGTAAGTCGAACTCAGCTGTGTCGGCTTCGCTCTTGCCATCGACGAGCTTGAGGTCACGAAGGCCCCAGCTATTTTTCTTCTTGTACGCATCCTTGTCAGTGTTCTTTACTTGCCAGATTGTCACCCGAACCGGCTTGTCCGTACTCACCACGGCGCACAGGAaacttatttttttcttcttagtaGCTTTCACAACACTCACGAAATCGACGAGGCGTTCGTCGTTTGGGCGGAAGAGTTCACTTTGAAGTGAATGCCGAGTGGCGGCCATGGCAGCTTGAGAAAGTTTAGGAAGTAATAGGTGATGGGACTTCTGTAGGCGTTTCCTGACATTCGTACGTCGCCATGTTCAAAAATCGTTCTGACTGAGTCAGCCAAAGCCTCACCCCGTACACGCTGCACGGGGAATATCCCCTTCTACCATCAATGAAATAAAATTTTTATTCGATTTATCTTGTTCTACAAACCAGTAAGCCGCGTATTGCTTATTGCACGTGACATACGTATACGACACAGACGAACAACACCATTGGCCGTACTGTGCTTGTTGGatgcactgatctcgattgtaatcactgatctcgattgtaaaaggctggatcgcggatagggagcgcgagcgtgaagaaaccggccgccatcttacggtgcccacaacagtcgccgcagtgATCAtagcaacttcttgcaattacggtcgtaccaaccgtactggcaaggatacagggcctaaatttatacaggtgagtcactcttcatcaaggaataaataggcgtccattctgtatatttagttgaccattatgaagtgttttttttgcccaaaacgagcactggatgcaggttgcttgatcgctctttcgacgttcaatcgagcacacttgcattttacccggcggcaaatacagtttgagtgcataatatgcttgaaagaacacgttacactacacaggtagtgttgtcatcaatatatgtgcgagcactcgaacgcttttttgcatgcattgctagcatggtacacggtgttctctgcggaagcaagtgccacattcatttctttgaattaccttcgcgcacaagttcggtattacgtcataatgagaccacgattgtcaccctttttcatgtattggtattgttttgtgcattggtttgatttgtgacaaagaatcctacgtaacggtggtgtggcgcgacttgaataacgcctttgtctgagctgtatcgtcatcttgttacgatagtaataatttgtagcgtttcgtgctatttgaagcagtttttaaggcaaaagtggtctctcaatacaggtttcgtcatgagggctacccagtgaataatctgcgTAGTGTGaaacggctgggtgtacaggtaaatatcacgttcctcatccgcTGGTTTCTACTtcacaggaaggaacaacctcagtgcacgcactgtggttagcctctctcagttttgcatattttcttacatgttcacatcagaaacacaccttacactttaggctccttcacccagcaatataataattagagattataatttttttttagaagatacagggattgtaaaccatgttttaaactgatgttttaacatttgtccaatgcatttattaaacaacatattcatttttaactggttgcacccaaaccaatgttctgatgtattatttcctttgttgtcgatgcaccataaaaattggaataatcatcatcaatgcaggttacttcacagctgcctcgacatactcaagaaatgggtgcagaacctgcgtaatgcccacaaactttgactaccacagcacctccagaaagtacaggcatatgtgtcacatgggatttttaaaggcattcacagtatataatgcCTTGTGTCGCGATATTTTGTACGTTTATATATGCTTGTTTGGTCTTTTTCAACAGTTTTCGTCTTCTAGAGCCTAAATATTCGTATAGTATTAACTAATTTATCAACAGTAAGCATATATGTTATAATGTAATCCTTCACGCtctctttgttctgttttcttGCGCTCCTCTTTCTTCCCTTCGTTAATGGCTTCGTGTAACTGTAGCACATCTGCGAGGGCGACACCCTCGCCCCTCGttgttttgtatgtatttgtgttAAAATAAAGTTGAGCCACAGTGGTACCAGCGCTCGGGTCCATGCTCTGGGCCTATTTAAGCGGCAGCCTGGTCCACTGTAGGCAGTTCGTCTTCTGGAAACTGTCTTGGTTGTTGCTTACTCCGTTCCATCGTCCCTCTTCCCGCCTTGTGTGAGGACTTTGTTCTTCCCTCGGCTGTGGGAGACGTGGACAAGGGACAAGctccccttccggctgtggaaaactaagttttcccgcctgtgttgtgtggagcacAGCTATCAGGGCAGCCTTTCCAGAAAGAACAAACTCCAACGCGATCAAATTTAGACGCGAcacttgtatgaactgttgtagatctaagcagcctctacagtacactctcagaaattaaaaccgtgagaaccgtgataattgtttcagttaataggcatgcacatatatgctataagaagaaaattatttcttgagaatgtaCTTCTCTGGCtgctggtgttgtttacatctactgttgatcacattcatttatcacatattatattcttatatatattattatattaacacatatttgatcacattaaattcaaaattcatcatatataagaaaataccaggagggaagttgctattcattgcgcattctaacctaaaattgagtgctacaaatttagagagagtacctgtccattgtcattcctaaaatatatattgtcattgtagcaaggtcataaaacaataaatgtagtcttttgtgacctccctgcacgttcattgtatcctgaaatgcataagtgcaagaaataacttgaataaacttgatgttgtataaacttgatataaaatgttgaataaacttgaacttgtatattctctttactcaccatcagtgaccttctttacaaaagcatatcgtgttagattttttttgtttacgtttcacagacgggggtacacgagggccaagatgacaaaatcacaactgtttcaagctccaaatcgtcctgttgcaattatcctgttgcagaccacatgtgtgtagtgcaagaaggcccttgcacatcaaaatgtaagatgggagtcacagttaatgcaaagtggttcctatgagagacttcgatgctgaacaaaattgtgcaaactgcggaaggtgccatagaagatattcagaaagcgtgtctggtctcacaacggtgctacgacgctctcttttagatgacgatgatactcattggagtttcagatgtgcagctgcattttttcgaacgtgctccacataacaagcatgacaaagtcagcactggagagcaggcccccgttcctaagcagctttgctcacgctgcagttgtattcagcaaaagcatgtgagtgctggagaaggacattcagtttggcacaaccgcgcctgcaaataatcagaacaaatgaaggaagaaacaaacaaacatagaagggctgtacttcaaaaagaggtaaatcttctgtctcaaggaggtgttaccacttttaagtaacttaattgatgaagcttacatcactacctgattaactgtcctaacgagcgtgttctaattgcgtgaagcaattaaatcacgctcacaacgtatttgggctgcttcggtgtgtccatatttgtgaggcaaagcaccgcagtcgttcactagaagacactttctgcggcggtgcttgatataaatcatacgaaaccgatactcggctaaaacaacggctgtgattctacagaatgatctctttctgccatgcgagtatatcctttcccggaccgttctttatggaacaatttttgtccagaacgcagcacgggatattacatacatggtggttgttaacctcacatcgtttcttgttcaaatattggttgggaaacgtactgtagtgcaatccccagcgctgcactgctgtgacggtctagtttcggaatgcaaaacataacgtaattaagaatcgaacggcaggacacctgtgaaacactgttaggatacatcagtatactggcaccttacaaaattgtgtgatgacaagcaacgatcaacgcctgcagcgctataaatactcagaatctccgttgcctcccattgttttctatgggcgcacactgcgctttagggcctcccaacatggcggcccgaatgcacgcctctcccccgcgagcccctctcccatgcgccatccagcctttatagatagagatcagtgattgtaatagagatcagtggttggaTGTGTTGGATCAGCGCCGGTTGGATATGTCATTGGATGTGTGCTGCGCGATCACTGCGGATGGTTGCGGACTCGCGGTAAATTTAATTCGGTTTTGTGCTCTTCTCGCGAGGTCGCCTGCAGGATTGGCATCGCAGGATCCACGGCATCCGAAACGCTGTCTCCGTTTTTGAAAACGGTGCCAGCAAGGAGTCTTCTTGTTACCTCTCATTTCTTTGGTCCCCAGCGCCGGTGCGTTGTCAGAAAGTGCTGCATCTATTGTTTACAGAAACTTCGGTTATAGGCTTCTTTTGATATGTTGTTACTCCTGCTCTGTCGCAACCAGAACGCGGATAattatgcactaaaaactcctGAAAtgtgcatgcaactatgcactaaAAGAGTTTCTAAATGTGCAGTAAAAACTCTGATAAAAAATTAtcactggcgacgtactcgccggaggattgtcggactttcggcatttgccttctggaaacttttgccaccattgaggaagtctttggacaatttttaattgagggaaatttattgttttcaattgaactctgaaaattgctaagcgaacctcactttttttttacagatatATGACGTcatccacggataaccgcagacccaacaaataCTATGCACAGtaacgcaacagaaatagtcgaaaaaaaaaagagagtaaaAATTACggtttagccccgcctgctcgattttcgcaaagaagcgcccGCGAAATCTGCGTCTAGACCAGGAAGTGCCCCCGCCTTCATTTATTTTGGCTTCTccgtgataagacggttgtttcgttttctttgtgataagtcggttgtcatcagcatcaagatcaaggtcaaagcgggagGGAataaaggtaaaacaagagacgggaacacttcctcctctccccgcaaatGCCGTGCGCTTtcctttgcgacaatcaagcaggctgGGCTAAAGACGAATTTTTACAAATTTTTAAAGACTATTTCttttgcgatactgtgcatagttttggttgggtctgtggttgCCCGTGGTCCGTGGATGACTTcatgtttctgtaaaaaaaaaaaaaaaaagtgaggttcgcttggcaattttcaaagttcaattgaaaaaataaatttcccgcagtttaaaattgtccaaagccttcctcaaaaGTTTCCacaaggtaattgccgaaagtccgacaatcctcccgCGAGTATACgcagccagttagaattttttattaccttaggtgagacaccctgtatatgcaatgGTTTTCCTTGTTCTCGGCATGAAAGCAATGCATAGTGGGCAAATggttacacattttttttttacaaaagcaTTTTATTAGGGGTAACACGGCAAAATAACGTTGCCGTCGTCCAGGAGTACACAACGAAGCGGGGCTTGTGAAACACATGTGAATCATGCATAGTTCACCATAATGCAGCTGAAGGCTTTCGGCACTGTACCACAGTGCAGATTAAAATATCCGAACGCCTACTCCGATCGTCTTCCGTAGCGGTGAATAATTTGGCGAAGTGCGGTCCATATCCGCCATGCACGTGCAGCGGACGAACTCTGCGACGCCAAGCGAGGGTTCGAACCTTGAGTGCCGCTGCAACTCTCGAACATTTGTTGGTATCGTGCGCTTGGCTCTGCTTTGTTGCTGAATCTACGTATTTGGCACAGTGGAGTAGCCATGGTTGAGGCTGTACAGCCCCAAACCACCGGAACGTAGCAAATATTCGACTCTGCCCGGAATTTTCGCGAAATGGGACGCAAAGCTTTCCGGAAACCTGAAAAACCTTCAAAGACAAGATAAATAAGAATGCGGCTCTCGCACTTTGCCATCGGAAAATATGGCAAAACATGCGCTATGCGTGCATTTTCATGCGAAATATGCCATAAGCACAAAACCCGAAAACTGGGGACACGGCTGTCACACCCACCTCAGAAGAAACTCCTGCACAAATCCCTGCATGCATTTTCAAGAAAAGTGAGAGGGCTGTAGAAGTGTACTTGGTTTTTGTGGGATGTTATCAGAGAGCCAGAGAGAGATGGGGCGGGGGGCgagtccggatgtcctgaccacCCTTATCGTTGCATAGAGTTTCAGCAGACCTCTCCCtgattgtaaacaaatgacgtcctggtgttcgacagtgccaccaatttggtagagttgaactacgctcgaagctagggggcgaaccaggtcgcgaacgaaagccacggtcttgaggggattacgatggtccctgaaaggcagcgtggaacccagccctcccgtTCCGATTTGCCAGTCTACcagcgtcatgatgacgtttcgcgggtagaggtctattgtagAGGTAGTGTAGTACGATGCTGtccaagccccccccccccccccccctggaagaTCCTAGACCGCCCTAGACGTGTAATGGACACCTCTTCCTTTCGGTAATGTTACGAGCACTTTAATCACAGCCTGAATTATGATGGGCGATCATGAGGTACTGTTGGCGGTAGCACTGCCAGCGCGAAGCCGGACAGACCACAGGGCAACTGAGCCACCTTCTTCCAGACGTCTTGGCGGTGGTCGTACGCTATAATGTCTTTGCTGGCGTCTGTCTGATTGACGTTCTTCAGGCCACCAAAAAGCAGCATGCTCTCATCTGCAAAGAGGAAACGATATAAGATACCGAGGGGCGCCCCTGCCAGCTATGACGGCGCTGCTGGCTGAGCACTGACCAACGCTGACCACTCCTGCTCCGTGGAGAGGCACGGGCAGCGGCGCGGGTGTCTCCCATGCGTTCTTTTTGCGGTTGTAGCAGAGAACCTCAGGCGTAACTTCTAGCTGGACGTCGTCAGTGCCCTTGGTTAGACCCCCAATTGCATATAAATGCTCCTGGAAGGCCACGAACGACATGGAGCTCCGTCCGGTGGGTAGCTGCGTCGCTTCCTTCAGCCACCTGTGAAAGGATCAGTTCATTTAGCCTGCAGTGTACGTAACGCATTAATGGGCACACCTACCGCTGAAATGTGGAGTCCCACTTCTCAACGGATGACACAAGAAACACTTTATCTGTTCGCTTCCGAGACTGCACAACGCCTCCGGCAATGTGGAGCGCCCCTCCGAACACAGTGGCGCCACAGGCAGACATCTTGCAGCATAACGATACTGGAGACTCAATCCAGATGTCTTGGAAAGGGTCGTACATTTCTACCGATGACAGGAACCGATCAAACTCGTCTTGCCCAGCAACGACGCACACTTTGTGATTGTAGGCCACTGTGGCGTGGTTGCAGCGAGCGTGGTGCATGTCGGCGATGCGCTCCCACTGTTTTGTGAGTAGGTTAAGCCTAAAGCAGGTCTTGGTCGCGTACTTGATGGCGCTGTGCGTATTTCGTGTGTCGAAGCCCCCAATTATGTAAACGTAACCATTTAGGAACGCTGCCGTGTGGTTGTGACGCGGCTGGGGAAGCCTCCCGCATCGAGTCAGTTCGTTGTTCTTCGGGTTGAAGCGCAGGATTGTGCAGCCTAAGGCAATGGTCGTTGCTGAATGCGATTTGAATGCCTAGGGCTTTTCGCGGAACGAAAGATACTGAAAGGTTACTTTGACAGCGATGCAAAAGGAACGGTATAGGAGAGAGAACAAGGAAAGCGGAAACGGCGCCCTCCGCAGAAGGTTGGGGTAGCTGGTTAGTGCAGGgggtacagctcgcatcagagttaacttgaacgccatatCGGCCTGCGGACCCtggtggtgcttagtagaaataacgTCGGAAGATGTTTTGGCGCATGAATCACGAACGGCACAAAAGAGGGAGCTAGTTCAGTTTGCACTGCTGTCAAGGCAAGGGAGCCTTTCGTACCACGAGGAGACAAGGCTATGGAACAGAAGTAATCACACCCGTAGGTGGTCACAACCGCACTAATTTCCCTTGTACAAGCACTCGTAATCAAGAAACCTCACCCTAAAAGCAACGTTATACGGTTCGAACAAATGGTTAGGACGTTAATCGGAACTAACCAGTGCCCATTTCATAAGACTTAGCGGGCTCTACACCACCGAGAATGAGCACGACGGAATTATCTGCATCTTGGATGTCACCCTCGAACTTCGGCAGCGTCATAGCTGGATAGGCGGCCCAATCAGAAGCGGGCACAGTACGGGAGCCTGGATGACGGACCAGGAAATGCTGATATGGGTCGTCTTCATCCAGAACATTCTCCAGGGGAACTGACGGCTGTTCCACGGGACGTC
It encodes the following:
- the LOC135401236 gene encoding exocyst complex component 1-like encodes the protein MAATRHSLQSELFRPNDERLVDFVSVVKATKKKKISFLCAVVSTDKPVRVTIWQVKNTDKDAYKKKNSWGLRDLKLVDGKSEADTAEFDLHFDKVYKWQAVSIPERNAFLKCLWRLCTHYVLQQRPRFENFPKGLLEEDDAKLATPEKGIADEVDDYQALTQREEVDLENLMAKYEFAINNAEAFTEQLARELSSLDASNVHTIMESERRVQGLMEMTQAALDELSRLERRLDAYDDLLRTVRDSVLRMEEKDAVIHIQHNNNMQLLRELESVVNQLDLSHQHQMALLNGELRSHDGIQACTAAAKALEDAMNAQIHPGLARMSAVQEQFKLFDKLKDKFSTTLSHQLNKSFLRLGYDTLKTQNEITLTKHTGSHNELRPYTELMQWLKRADLSRYQVLHQVYINATSKLYEKEIRNFFEQAREKLSGKTSTLERRGTWTGGSMQDLSLAESAENRERFDAILERILSMLEPVCLAEQQFCVTFFGLSSKIHPSVSTHSSAALDASASLPSRASSDETLTTVQKKEKLLNEEVRKTMALLFPSLENELRNFLETYDKLDGAYSMHLLVRLNQHVMSAQDTGSFLSMTFGSMVIQAKRNFDRYMSEKVHSIEEAKAPKKSKCGILAFITQFEEFAQQAEAVFRGSDRRADLDKWYTRLVRSMFDAITKVSGEHARTPQEVVRMENFHHLFTLLYQLKIPCLEPERKEAKQRYSEALQAYVTHYFGRPLDKLNQFFEGVQNKVAQGVKEDEVGYQLAFSKQELRKVIKEYPGKEVKKGLESLYRKVEKHLCEEENLLQVVWHSMQDEFIRQYKYIESLVQRCYPGSMIMLEFSINDILAFFSDIARSH